Proteins encoded together in one Caldicellulosiruptor saccharolyticus DSM 8903 window:
- a CDS encoding HAD family hydrolase, translating to MGKIKAAIFDMDGVLTDTVRLHFKAWKKMFNNHGYKFEYEDYKQKVDGKPRMDGIKSIVGNLPEGQLISMAEEKQRYFLELVETDSLEAFEDAIWILQYFKQNSVKLAVASSSKNTSKILTKLGIDKMFDTIVTGYDFKKGKPDPEVFLTAAQKLNVNPRECVVFEDAIDGIKAGISAGMLTIGVCRDGQFERLKNAHFIVDRLDRVTIELLENLYEKVFKIV from the coding sequence ATGGGGAAGATTAAAGCAGCAATTTTCGACATGGACGGGGTTTTGACTGACACTGTAAGGCTTCATTTCAAAGCATGGAAAAAAATGTTCAATAATCATGGATACAAATTTGAATATGAAGATTACAAACAAAAAGTAGATGGGAAGCCGAGGATGGATGGAATAAAAAGTATTGTTGGAAATCTTCCTGAAGGCCAGCTTATTTCTATGGCAGAGGAAAAGCAGAGATATTTTTTAGAGCTTGTCGAAACTGACAGTTTAGAAGCGTTTGAGGATGCAATTTGGATTTTGCAGTATTTTAAGCAAAACTCAGTAAAACTTGCTGTTGCATCGTCAAGCAAAAATACAAGCAAAATCCTAACAAAACTTGGTATTGATAAGATGTTTGATACAATTGTAACAGGCTATGATTTCAAAAAGGGCAAACCTGACCCTGAGGTATTTTTGACCGCTGCACAAAAGCTGAATGTAAATCCAAGAGAATGTGTTGTTTTTGAAGATGCAATAGACGGTATCAAGGCAGGGATTTCTGCTGGAATGCTTACAATTGGGGTTTGCAGAGATGGTCAGTTTGAAAGACTGAAAAACGCTCACTTTATAGTTGACAGATTGGACAGGGTTACAATAGAACTTCTTGAAAATCTTTACGAAAAGGTTTTTAAAATAGTTTAG
- a CDS encoding glycoside hydrolase family 65 protein: protein MKLSEREWLIEQDKLEASGKFETCFALTNGYIGIRGINEEVFCEETPGTYIAGVFDKSTAQVTELVNLPNPIGLRIYINREFLNPLKCEILEFKRVLDLKQGILYRKLRLKDVKGRITTIEGFRFVSMNNKNLIVQKYDVVCENYSAVLNVESFIDATTVNSKDVPNDRVKHYEIDKKKDFADGIYLGITTKDKKYKVGIASSTKVLLNNQRCYFNRFTKDLGYIITENFEVEAKQGERYEIEKLTVLVSSREKNVGDVFETCTNKLKEFETKSAEKLLFEHIEEYKRLWDVANIDIVGDEVANKSVKFNIFHLISMANPEDEHVSLGAKGLHGEGYKGHVFWDTEIFMLPFYIYTNPAAAKAMLMYRYNLLDAARENARKNGYKGAQFPWESADTGEEETPKWGYDYLGNPVRIWTGDIEYHISADIAYAVMNYVRATDDIDFLLNYGSEIIIETARFWASICKYNKEKGRYEINDVIGPDEFHEHCNNNAYTNYLAKWNLLKASELCNLLLEKYPKYFEKLSKKINLSDEEPFVWQEIASKIYIPYHPDKKLIEQFEGYFNLKDFVIKEYDQNNMPVWPEGVELDKLNNYQLIKQADVVMLLYLLGEEFDDQTKKINYDYYEKRTMHKSSLSPSIYALMGVRVGETNRAYINFMRTALTDLEDNQGNTHLGIHAASLGGTWQALVFGFGGISIEKDDVLSVNPWLPEKWESLKFSIWWKGNLLDFKITKDNVEVKKRVEKGNVKLKIKGQEAII, encoded by the coding sequence ATGAAATTATCAGAACGTGAATGGCTAATTGAGCAGGATAAATTAGAAGCTTCTGGCAAATTTGAAACATGTTTTGCACTTACAAATGGCTACATAGGGATAAGAGGAATTAACGAGGAAGTTTTTTGTGAAGAAACTCCTGGAACTTACATTGCTGGTGTTTTTGATAAATCAACTGCACAAGTCACAGAGCTTGTTAACCTTCCAAATCCAATTGGTCTTAGGATATATATCAATAGGGAGTTTTTGAACCCCTTGAAATGTGAGATACTTGAATTTAAAAGAGTTTTGGACTTAAAACAGGGTATTTTGTATAGAAAATTAAGACTAAAAGATGTCAAAGGGAGAATTACCACGATAGAAGGATTTCGCTTTGTAAGTATGAATAATAAGAATCTAATTGTTCAGAAGTACGATGTTGTGTGTGAAAATTATTCAGCAGTTTTAAATGTTGAAAGTTTCATTGACGCAACTACTGTGAATTCTAAGGATGTTCCGAATGACAGGGTGAAGCATTATGAGATAGATAAAAAAAAGGACTTTGCGGATGGCATATATCTTGGTATTACTACAAAGGACAAAAAGTATAAGGTAGGGATAGCAAGCTCAACAAAGGTTCTCTTAAATAACCAAAGATGTTATTTCAATAGGTTTACAAAAGATTTAGGATACATTATTACAGAAAACTTTGAGGTTGAAGCAAAACAAGGAGAACGTTATGAGATAGAAAAACTAACCGTTTTGGTGTCCTCGAGAGAAAAAAATGTTGGAGATGTTTTTGAAACTTGTACTAATAAATTGAAAGAATTCGAAACAAAAAGTGCTGAGAAACTACTTTTTGAGCATATAGAGGAATATAAAAGACTTTGGGATGTTGCCAATATTGATATAGTTGGAGATGAAGTTGCCAACAAAAGTGTAAAGTTCAATATCTTTCATCTGATTAGCATGGCAAATCCAGAAGATGAACATGTAAGCCTTGGTGCAAAGGGACTTCATGGTGAAGGTTACAAAGGACATGTTTTTTGGGATACTGAAATATTTATGCTTCCGTTTTATATCTACACAAACCCTGCAGCAGCTAAAGCGATGCTTATGTACAGATACAACCTGCTTGATGCAGCAAGAGAAAATGCAAGAAAAAATGGCTACAAAGGTGCTCAATTTCCATGGGAGAGTGCAGATACAGGCGAAGAAGAAACACCAAAGTGGGGATATGACTACCTCGGAAATCCAGTGAGGATATGGACTGGTGATATAGAATATCACATCTCTGCTGATATTGCATATGCAGTTATGAATTATGTGCGCGCAACTGATGATATAGATTTCCTTTTAAATTACGGTTCAGAGATTATAATTGAGACAGCAAGGTTTTGGGCGTCAATCTGTAAATACAACAAGGAAAAAGGTAGGTATGAAATAAACGATGTTATAGGCCCTGATGAATTCCACGAACACTGCAATAACAACGCATACACAAACTATCTTGCTAAGTGGAATTTACTCAAAGCATCAGAACTCTGCAATCTGCTTTTGGAAAAATATCCAAAGTATTTTGAGAAGTTATCCAAAAAGATAAACCTATCTGATGAAGAACCTTTTGTATGGCAAGAGATAGCTTCAAAGATTTATATACCATACCATCCCGACAAGAAACTAATTGAACAGTTTGAAGGGTATTTCAACCTAAAAGATTTTGTTATAAAAGAATACGACCAGAACAATATGCCAGTCTGGCCAGAGGGCGTAGAACTTGACAAGCTGAATAACTACCAGCTAATAAAACAGGCAGATGTTGTAATGCTTCTTTACCTGCTCGGTGAAGAATTTGATGATCAAACAAAGAAAATAAATTACGACTACTATGAGAAGAGAACTATGCACAAATCGTCTTTGAGCCCGAGCATATATGCTTTGATGGGTGTCAGAGTTGGGGAGACAAACAGAGCATATATCAACTTTATGCGAACAGCTTTGACAGATCTTGAAGACAACCAAGGGAATACTCATTTAGGTATTCATGCTGCCTCACTTGGTGGTACATGGCAAGCTTTAGTATTTGGGTTTGGTGGCATTAGCATAGAGAAAGATGACGTTCTGAGTGTCAATCCATGGCTTCCTGAAAAATGGGAAAGCTTGAAGTTCAGCATTTGGTGGAAAGGAAACCTTTTGGACTTTAAAATTACAAAAGATAATGTTGAAGTCAAAAAAAGGGTTGAAAAGGGAAATGTAAAGCTAAAAATTAAAGGGCAAGAAGCTATCATATAA
- a CDS encoding ABC transporter substrate-binding protein: MKRLLAGLLILVFVISFSVGLIVSQKSAYAASKITLKLGAWASSPAEKKIVQNQIAAFKKLYPNVDVRITEIVGDYNQKIQLLMASKTEPDIFYMDSMPAWQYIAKGVLEPLDYWMKKYNVKTIGYESSLLQPFIYKGKVYGLPKDYNTLVLFYNKEMFKQAGLTRPPRTWQELKDYAKKLTTGKVVGLTMNLELARIQPFAYQNGGKVFDGTKPVFTDPKALEGFKFALDLFKEGICKTPKDLGAGWVGDAFADKKAAMTIEGGWMIPFLNERKIPKDSYGIAELPAGPAGKSTMAFTVAYVMSKNSKHKPEAFKLIRFLTGEGGQKFVVEAGLALPSLKSAGVNFAKTYPERKALVDGAKYAQVYFYGLDGTKVVDVFNKAFEDYVIGKKYDLKKNIEERVKQIMK, from the coding sequence ATGAAAAGGTTGTTAGCAGGTTTACTTATTTTAGTATTTGTTATCTCCTTTAGTGTTGGACTTATAGTTTCACAAAAGAGCGCTTATGCTGCATCAAAAATTACATTAAAGCTTGGTGCGTGGGCGTCTTCCCCTGCTGAGAAGAAGATTGTCCAAAACCAAATTGCAGCATTCAAAAAGTTATATCCAAATGTTGATGTGAGAATTACTGAAATTGTCGGTGACTATAACCAGAAGATTCAACTGCTTATGGCATCGAAGACAGAGCCTGATATCTTTTACATGGATTCAATGCCAGCATGGCAGTATATTGCAAAGGGTGTTTTAGAACCGCTTGATTATTGGATGAAAAAATACAATGTAAAGACAATTGGATATGAATCATCACTTTTACAGCCATTTATCTACAAGGGTAAAGTATATGGTCTTCCAAAAGACTACAATACATTGGTCTTGTTCTACAACAAAGAGATGTTCAAACAAGCAGGTTTAACTCGTCCACCAAGGACATGGCAGGAGCTAAAGGATTATGCTAAGAAACTTACAACAGGCAAGGTTGTAGGTCTTACAATGAATCTTGAGCTTGCAAGAATTCAACCCTTTGCATATCAAAACGGTGGTAAGGTATTTGATGGCACAAAGCCAGTTTTTACTGACCCGAAAGCTCTGGAAGGCTTTAAATTTGCACTTGACCTTTTCAAAGAAGGAATTTGTAAAACTCCAAAGGACTTAGGTGCTGGCTGGGTAGGAGATGCGTTTGCAGACAAAAAAGCTGCTATGACAATTGAAGGTGGCTGGATGATTCCATTTTTGAACGAAAGAAAAATTCCAAAAGACTCATATGGTATTGCAGAGCTACCTGCAGGACCTGCTGGCAAGTCAACAATGGCATTTACTGTTGCGTATGTGATGAGCAAAAATTCAAAGCACAAGCCGGAGGCGTTCAAGCTTATAAGATTTTTGACTGGTGAGGGCGGACAGAAGTTTGTTGTTGAAGCAGGTTTGGCACTTCCTTCATTAAAAAGCGCAGGTGTGAACTTTGCTAAAACTTATCCAGAGAGAAAAGCACTTGTTGATGGTGCAAAGTATGCACAAGTTTACTTCTATGGTCTGGATGGTACAAAAGTTGTGGATGTATTCAACAAAGCATTTGAAGATTACGTTATTGGTAAAAAGTATGACCTAAAAAAGAACATAGAAGAGAGAGTAAAGCAAATTATGAAATAA
- a CDS encoding carbohydrate ABC transporter permease, protein MKNKTKVQEYFTAFVMLLPYIISFFMFFAYPLAKAFIISFQEFSFLGDIPPKFVGLLNYKEALTNKMFLDSIVNTFYYSILVVPTQLIIALILAVIVNDKVKFKDFFRTTYYLPTVTSPVAVSIIFLFLYKTDGLVNQILSHIGITPRNWFNEPSFVMPAIVSVAVWGSVGFYMVTFLSGLSTIPDQLYEAAEVEGAGEFTKLIKITIPLLKPMIFFNTVVSFISTLQMFDLSYIIGGSDGGPMGKAMTMVVMIYRTAFKEFNMGVASAMAFIVFGIIFILTLVQRKFFGEEMSY, encoded by the coding sequence ATGAAAAATAAAACAAAAGTTCAAGAGTATTTCACTGCATTTGTGATGCTTCTGCCATACATTATATCATTTTTCATGTTTTTCGCTTATCCCTTGGCAAAAGCGTTTATAATAAGCTTTCAGGAATTTTCGTTTTTGGGAGATATACCGCCCAAATTTGTTGGACTTTTAAATTACAAAGAAGCCTTGACAAATAAGATGTTTTTAGACTCGATTGTGAACACTTTTTACTATTCAATTTTGGTGGTTCCAACCCAGCTAATTATCGCTTTAATTTTAGCTGTGATAGTAAATGACAAGGTAAAGTTCAAAGACTTTTTCAGAACCACCTACTATCTTCCAACGGTTACCTCCCCTGTTGCTGTATCAATAATATTTTTGTTTTTGTACAAGACAGATGGTTTAGTGAATCAGATTTTAAGCCATATAGGTATAACACCACGAAACTGGTTCAATGAGCCTTCATTTGTAATGCCTGCAATTGTCAGTGTAGCTGTGTGGGGTTCTGTCGGTTTTTACATGGTTACATTTTTATCAGGACTTTCTACAATTCCTGACCAGCTTTACGAAGCTGCTGAGGTTGAAGGTGCTGGAGAGTTTACAAAGCTAATTAAAATCACAATACCACTTTTAAAGCCTATGATATTTTTCAACACAGTTGTATCTTTTATAAGCACACTGCAGATGTTTGACCTCTCTTACATAATTGGTGGTTCTGATGGAGGACCGATGGGGAAAGCAATGACAATGGTTGTTATGATTTATAGAACAGCTTTCAAAGAGTTTAACATGGGCGTTGCATCAGCAATGGCGTTTATTGTGTTTGGAATTATTTTTATTCTAACATTGGTTCAAAGAAAATTCTTCGGTGAAGAGATGTCATATTAA
- a CDS encoding carbohydrate ABC transporter permease has translation MWGRKNTYGIGVKMIFYSICILWTLVTLIPYLIAVITSLKPVEDVTKFSIDFSKLTFDSYRYITHEFPFLRWLFNSFVVAVAVTTGNILFNSMAAYALARLDFPFKKVVFYVIIGTMMIPGQVLLIPIYLILNRLGWIDSYKGLIIPWLVSAFYIFFMRQYFLTIPKDLEEAALIDGLSRFGIFFKIFLPLSLPALATQAIFIFVGNWNSFMWPSIIASSEDLYTLPVGLNSFYGQYYQFWNQVLAGAILLSLPTIIVFVLFQKYFVKGIVTSGLKE, from the coding sequence ATGTGGGGCAGAAAAAATACATATGGGATTGGAGTAAAAATGATTTTTTATTCCATATGCATACTCTGGACGTTGGTAACTCTAATTCCTTACCTTATCGCAGTCATCACATCATTAAAGCCTGTTGAAGATGTTACAAAATTTTCTATTGATTTTAGCAAGCTTACTTTTGATTCATACAGATATATCACACATGAATTTCCATTTTTAAGATGGCTTTTTAACAGTTTTGTTGTGGCAGTAGCTGTAACAACCGGAAATATCTTGTTTAACTCAATGGCAGCATATGCTCTTGCAAGACTTGATTTTCCTTTTAAAAAGGTTGTGTTTTACGTGATAATCGGCACAATGATGATACCAGGTCAGGTTCTTTTAATACCGATTTACCTTATATTAAATAGACTTGGGTGGATTGATTCATACAAAGGATTAATTATCCCGTGGCTTGTCAGTGCATTTTATATATTCTTTATGAGACAGTATTTCTTGACAATACCAAAAGACTTAGAAGAAGCAGCACTTATTGATGGACTGTCTCGTTTTGGGATATTCTTTAAAATATTTTTGCCACTTTCCCTGCCTGCCTTGGCTACTCAAGCAATATTTATTTTTGTTGGTAATTGGAACAGCTTTATGTGGCCAAGTATTATAGCATCTTCAGAAGACCTCTACACCTTACCTGTTGGGCTTAACTCTTTCTATGGTCAGTATTATCAATTTTGGAACCAAGTTTTGGCTGGCGCAATTTTGCTATCTTTGCCCACTATAATAGTTTTTGTGCTTTTTCAGAAATATTTCGTAAAAGGTATTGTAACGTCAGGGTTAAAAGAGTAA
- a CDS encoding LacI family DNA-binding transcriptional regulator, with the protein MRKSKNVTIKDIAKALGISPSTVSRALNNYSDISPETRDKVIEMAKKLNYVPNIFAKGLVTNKTKRVGLFIEDLEREGIYGVFYYEILTSFRKAAMDNGYEVVLLSTTSEEQKKVHFDTVMQEKQLEGAFVMGLKTDDEYLNEIQKSTYPVVLLDIPIKNSNIGYVTTNNLKGAQIATEHLIHLGHRRIGFLNGHKKAYVSQERLNGYILALSKNGISIDNELIVEGDFTEESGYKTADYFLEKGVTAIFAASDMMAIGLIKRFKDLGVEVPAKVSIVGFDDISIARYITPTLTTIRQNKSEMGKSAFYLLLNLISKQPINHIILEPELVKRESTARLR; encoded by the coding sequence ATGAGAAAGAGCAAGAATGTGACAATAAAAGATATTGCAAAGGCTTTGGGTATTTCACCAAGTACTGTATCAAGAGCACTTAATAACTATTCAGATATAAGTCCAGAGACAAGAGACAAAGTTATTGAAATGGCGAAAAAATTAAACTATGTTCCAAATATCTTTGCAAAAGGTCTTGTGACAAACAAGACAAAGCGAGTAGGACTTTTCATAGAGGATTTAGAAAGAGAAGGAATATATGGAGTATTTTATTATGAGATACTTACAAGTTTTAGGAAAGCTGCTATGGACAATGGTTATGAGGTCGTGCTCTTGTCAACTACTTCAGAAGAGCAAAAGAAAGTTCACTTTGACACAGTTATGCAAGAAAAGCAACTTGAGGGTGCTTTTGTGATGGGACTAAAAACTGATGATGAATATCTAAATGAAATACAAAAAAGTACCTATCCAGTTGTTCTGCTTGATATTCCTATTAAAAACTCAAATATTGGGTATGTGACTACTAATAACCTCAAAGGTGCACAAATTGCAACAGAACACCTTATCCATCTTGGACACAGAAGGATAGGATTTTTAAATGGACATAAGAAAGCATATGTAAGCCAGGAAAGACTGAATGGCTATATTTTGGCCTTGAGCAAAAATGGGATTAGCATAGACAATGAACTCATTGTCGAAGGTGATTTTACGGAAGAAAGTGGATATAAAACAGCTGATTATTTTTTAGAAAAAGGTGTCACTGCAATTTTTGCTGCATCTGATATGATGGCAATAGGGCTTATAAAGAGGTTTAAGGACCTTGGGGTTGAAGTACCTGCAAAAGTATCCATTGTTGGATTTGATGATATTTCTATTGCAAGGTATATAACACCCACGCTTACAACAATAAGGCAGAATAAATCCGAGATGGGAAAATCAGCTTTTTATTTGCTTTTAAATCTAATTTCGAAGCAGCCCATAAATCATATTATTTTAGAACCAGAGCTTGTCAAAAGAGAATCGACTGCGAGACTGCGCTAA
- a CDS encoding glycoside hydrolase family 65 protein, which yields MRRLSKRQAIFLPDEWNIIEEGFHPEKNFMLETIFTVANGYLGLRGNLDEDFPDKSQSFKATYINGFYEEYDITYPEGGYGFAKRGEAMVNVADVKTFEIIIDGEKFTLFNGKINKYVRKLDMRNGRLVREIIWEFNSSKKIYIIFERLACLKRQHLGAINIRIKPLNFSGRIKIVSKIDGNSSNLLETEDVRVGSGIEKFPFETIKAYCDKLNGFLMQKTKKSRLSYGCMVDHGLSIKEFFCKSFVDKEKNLVTFEIEFDAKQNMEYSLTKYFSYFTQRDVEEDLIEELCAAEILEAKKIGFENLLKEQREFLETFWENADVVVKGDPKIQQAIRFSLFSLLQSTGRNGISNIAAKGLTGEGYGGHYFWDSEIYIMPFFIYTHPEIARMLLIHRYNLLDAARQRAEELHHRGALYPWRTIAGKECSAYFPAGTAQYHINADIVYAIKKYFEATDDLDFIKNYGAEIVFESARFYADLGHFSEEKDGKFCIFCVTGPDEYTALVDNNAYTNYMVQMNLEFAARLYSLLKETDKEAFERLCNKLKLSDEEIELWKKIANNMYLPYNAKLKIIPQDDSFIYKKRFDLSKIPEDQFPLLLHWHYLDIYRYQICKQPDVLLLIYLLREKFSYEDLKNNYEYYEPITTHDSSLSSAIFSILAVELNLLEKAYEYFRYTARMDLDDLNDNTKDGIHAACMGGAWQAVVFGFGGMRTGNGLLSFSPRLPKNIDYISFKVKYKGCTIKGEITKNKAIYTLLAGEAILLSHYSQTFELKSGQAKEFVIET from the coding sequence TTGAGAAGGCTTTCTAAAAGGCAAGCTATATTTTTGCCAGATGAGTGGAACATAATAGAAGAGGGATTTCATCCTGAAAAGAATTTTATGCTTGAGACCATTTTTACAGTTGCAAATGGATATTTAGGCCTGAGGGGAAACTTGGATGAAGATTTTCCTGACAAAAGCCAGAGCTTTAAAGCAACATATATCAACGGCTTTTATGAAGAGTATGATATAACTTATCCAGAGGGTGGATATGGATTTGCAAAGCGTGGCGAGGCAATGGTAAATGTGGCTGATGTTAAAACATTTGAAATAATAATTGATGGTGAAAAATTTACTTTATTTAACGGAAAAATTAACAAATATGTAAGAAAACTTGATATGAGAAACGGAAGGTTAGTGCGCGAGATAATCTGGGAATTTAACAGCAGCAAGAAAATTTATATCATATTTGAGCGGCTTGCATGTCTTAAAAGGCAGCATTTGGGAGCAATTAATATTAGAATAAAACCTCTCAATTTTTCTGGCAGAATAAAGATTGTAAGTAAAATAGATGGAAACTCTTCAAATCTGCTTGAGACAGAAGATGTGAGGGTTGGTTCTGGAATAGAAAAATTTCCTTTTGAGACAATTAAAGCTTACTGTGATAAACTTAATGGTTTTTTGATGCAGAAAACAAAAAAGAGTAGACTCTCATATGGCTGCATGGTAGATCATGGTTTGAGCATCAAAGAATTTTTCTGCAAATCTTTTGTCGACAAAGAGAAAAATCTTGTTACATTTGAAATTGAATTTGACGCTAAACAAAATATGGAATATAGCTTGACAAAATATTTTTCATACTTCACACAAAGAGATGTTGAAGAAGATTTGATTGAAGAGCTCTGTGCTGCTGAAATACTTGAGGCAAAAAAGATTGGGTTTGAAAACCTTTTGAAAGAGCAAAGAGAATTTTTGGAAACCTTTTGGGAAAACGCTGATGTTGTGGTAAAAGGAGATCCCAAGATTCAGCAAGCTATAAGATTTAGTCTATTTTCGCTACTTCAATCAACAGGTAGAAATGGTATTTCAAACATTGCTGCAAAAGGCTTGACCGGCGAAGGATATGGTGGACATTATTTTTGGGATTCTGAAATCTATATAATGCCGTTTTTTATTTACACGCATCCAGAAATTGCAAGAATGCTTTTAATACACCGCTACAATCTATTAGATGCAGCAAGACAAAGAGCAGAAGAACTTCATCATCGTGGTGCCCTTTATCCTTGGCGAACAATTGCTGGTAAAGAGTGTTCAGCTTACTTTCCAGCCGGAACTGCGCAATATCATATAAACGCTGATATTGTCTATGCCATTAAAAAGTACTTTGAAGCAACAGATGACCTTGACTTTATTAAAAACTACGGTGCAGAGATTGTATTTGAATCAGCAAGATTTTATGCAGACTTAGGGCACTTCAGTGAAGAAAAGGATGGGAAGTTTTGCATCTTTTGTGTAACAGGTCCTGATGAATATACAGCACTTGTTGACAACAATGCTTATACAAACTACATGGTTCAAATGAATTTGGAATTTGCAGCAAGGTTATATAGTCTACTGAAAGAAACAGATAAAGAAGCGTTTGAAAGACTTTGTAACAAGCTCAAACTGTCAGATGAAGAAATTGAACTTTGGAAAAAAATAGCTAATAACATGTACCTGCCATACAATGCTAAGCTCAAAATAATTCCTCAGGATGATTCATTTATCTATAAAAAGAGATTTGATCTGTCTAAAATACCAGAAGATCAGTTTCCTTTACTGCTGCACTGGCATTATTTGGATATTTACAGGTATCAGATTTGTAAACAACCAGATGTATTGCTACTTATATACCTTTTGAGAGAGAAGTTCAGTTATGAAGATTTGAAGAACAACTATGAATACTATGAACCAATAACCACACATGATTCTTCTCTCTCTTCTGCCATCTTTAGTATACTGGCTGTAGAGCTAAATCTTTTGGAAAAAGCCTATGAATACTTTAGATACACTGCAAGAATGGACCTTGATGATTTGAATGACAACACAAAAGACGGAATTCATGCAGCTTGTATGGGCGGAGCTTGGCAGGCTGTTGTATTTGGTTTTGGTGGCATGAGAACAGGAAATGGTCTACTTTCGTTTTCTCCAAGGCTTCCCAAAAACATTGATTATATTTCATTTAAGGTTAAATACAAGGGATGTACTATAAAAGGAGAAATAACCAAAAATAAGGCAATTTATACACTCTTGGCTGGTGAAGCTATCCTACTTTCTCACTATTCTCAAACTTTTGAGCTTAAAAGTGGGCAAGCAAAAGAATTTGTGATTGAGACATAA
- a CDS encoding rubrerythrin family protein, producing MAVNNEMTAGFLRAAYGGESMAHMRYILWGEIAQKEGFPNIARLFKAISYAEQVHANNHFRVLGERKGGHAVSADAIFGVGNTVENLQGAIDGELFEVNQMYDVYLNAAKYQNEKDAEKSFHFAIEAEKIHAQLFKAAQDSAKEGKDIEIKNVYICPVCGHTVLDEAPEYCPICGTKREMYKEF from the coding sequence ATGGCAGTCAACAATGAGATGACAGCAGGTTTTTTAAGAGCTGCATATGGTGGAGAGAGTATGGCTCACATGCGTTATATTCTATGGGGCGAAATTGCACAAAAAGAAGGATTTCCGAATATTGCAAGACTATTTAAAGCAATTTCATATGCAGAACAGGTCCATGCAAATAACCACTTTAGGGTATTAGGCGAGAGAAAAGGCGGACATGCAGTTTCGGCTGACGCAATTTTTGGAGTAGGCAATACAGTAGAAAACCTGCAGGGTGCAATTGATGGAGAGCTTTTTGAAGTCAATCAGATGTACGATGTGTACCTCAATGCTGCAAAATATCAAAACGAGAAAGATGCTGAAAAAAGTTTTCACTTTGCAATTGAAGCAGAAAAGATTCATGCACAGCTTTTCAAAGCTGCTCAAGATAGCGCAAAAGAAGGGAAGGATATAGAGATTAAAAATGTGTATATCTGTCCTGTTTGTGGACATACTGTTTTAGATGAAGCACCTGAATATTGTCCTATTTGCGGGACAAAGAGGGAGATGTACAAAGAGTTTTAA
- a CDS encoding aldo/keto reductase, producing MYTADPNRYNNMLYIRCGKSGLKLPAISLGFWHNFGDSDPFDNMRRIVQRAFDLGITYFDLANNYGPPPGAAEENFGRIFKLDLKPYRDQIIVATKAGYTMWEGPYGDWGSKKYLLASLDQSLKRMNLDYVDIFYSHRPDPETPIEETMEALYQAVHSGKALYAGISNYNPEQTKIAYLAAKQMGLKLIVNQVRYNMFARDVENGLFDTLNELGMGAVIYSPLAQGLLTERYLHGIPEDSRVRKSGVFLKESDITPERIEKVKKLSEIAKRRGQTVSQLALSWILRNKVVASVIVGASKVSQIEDNVGCINNLEFSEEELREIDEILNS from the coding sequence ATGTATACTGCTGACCCAAACAGATACAATAATATGCTCTACATTCGCTGTGGAAAAAGTGGTTTAAAACTTCCTGCTATCTCACTTGGGTTTTGGCACAATTTTGGAGACAGTGACCCATTTGACAACATGCGAAGAATTGTTCAAAGAGCTTTTGATCTTGGAATAACATACTTTGACCTTGCAAACAACTACGGACCACCACCGGGTGCTGCTGAGGAGAACTTTGGCAGAATATTTAAGCTTGATTTAAAACCTTACAGAGACCAAATAATTGTTGCAACAAAAGCAGGATACACAATGTGGGAAGGTCCTTATGGCGATTGGGGCTCTAAAAAATATCTTCTTGCAAGCTTAGACCAAAGCCTTAAACGAATGAACCTTGACTATGTTGATATTTTTTATTCGCACAGACCAGACCCAGAAACACCAATTGAAGAGACAATGGAGGCTTTGTATCAGGCAGTGCACAGCGGAAAAGCTTTGTATGCCGGTATATCAAATTACAATCCTGAACAAACTAAAATAGCGTACTTGGCTGCAAAACAAATGGGACTAAAGCTTATAGTAAATCAAGTTCGATACAATATGTTTGCAAGAGATGTTGAAAATGGTCTTTTTGATACATTAAATGAGCTTGGCATGGGAGCTGTGATATATTCTCCTCTTGCCCAGGGGCTTCTGACAGAGCGTTATTTGCACGGAATTCCTGAAGACTCAAGAGTAAGAAAATCAGGAGTATTCTTAAAAGAAAGTGATATAACACCTGAGAGAATTGAAAAAGTTAAAAAATTATCTGAGATTGCAAAAAGACGTGGTCAGACAGTTTCACAGCTTGCACTTTCGTGGATTTTGCGAAACAAAGTTGTAGCATCAGTCATTGTTGGTGCAAGCAAGGTATCTCAGATTGAAGATAATGTGGGATGTATTAATAATCTTGAGTTTTCAGAAGAAGAGCTGAGAGAGATTGATGAGATTTTAAACTCATAA